A window from Pseudomonas campi encodes these proteins:
- a CDS encoding M48 family metalloprotease, which produces MKLLRPSLLALACLLAYPVTADDLPSLGDASSSIVSPEQEHQLGRAWLSILRGQVDQLSDPQLKDYVESSVYRLAETSQVQDRRLEFVLLNSPQLNAFAAPGGIIGVNGGLLLSAQTEAEYASVMAHELAHLSQRHFARGIEAQQRMQVPVMAAMLAGIVAAAAGAGDAGIATIMGAQAAAIQEQRRFSRQNEQEADRIGLLNLEKAGYDPRAMPSMFERLLRQYRYDRKPPEFLLTHPVSESRIADTRNRAEQYQPGGIEDSLRYQLMRARLQLTFEETPGIAAKRFRAMLEENPKLDAARYGLAIAKIKGGQLNEARSLLQELLAKAPEDITYNLAMVDLDITSNRLNDARQRVERLRNLYPNNYPLDQARIDLMFKQNQGKEAEVALNELLKNRPHDPDVWYQVAEARGLAGNIIGLHQARAEFFALVGDYDQALSQLDLAKRRASSNFPLASRIDARQQELMEEKRAIDKMLR; this is translated from the coding sequence ATGAAGCTTCTGCGCCCTTCCCTGCTCGCCCTCGCCTGCCTGCTCGCCTATCCCGTCACTGCCGATGACCTGCCGTCACTGGGCGATGCCAGCTCATCGATCGTCTCGCCGGAACAGGAACATCAGCTCGGCCGCGCCTGGCTGAGCATTCTGCGCGGTCAGGTCGACCAGCTGTCCGACCCGCAGCTCAAGGACTATGTGGAAAGCAGCGTCTATCGCCTGGCCGAAACCAGCCAGGTACAGGACCGACGCCTGGAGTTCGTCCTGCTCAACAGCCCGCAGCTCAACGCCTTCGCCGCGCCAGGCGGGATCATCGGGGTCAACGGCGGCCTGCTCCTTTCGGCGCAGACCGAAGCCGAATATGCCTCAGTGATGGCCCACGAACTGGCGCACTTGTCGCAACGCCACTTCGCCCGCGGTATCGAGGCCCAGCAGCGCATGCAGGTGCCGGTGATGGCCGCCATGCTCGCCGGTATCGTCGCCGCAGCTGCTGGCGCCGGTGATGCCGGCATCGCCACCATCATGGGCGCCCAGGCCGCAGCCATCCAGGAACAGCGGCGCTTCTCGCGGCAGAACGAACAGGAAGCCGACCGCATCGGCCTGCTCAACCTGGAAAAGGCCGGCTATGACCCACGCGCCATGCCGAGCATGTTCGAGCGCCTGTTGCGCCAGTATCGCTACGACCGCAAGCCGCCGGAATTCCTCCTCACCCACCCGGTATCCGAGTCGCGTATCGCCGACACCCGCAACCGCGCCGAGCAATATCAGCCCGGAGGCATCGAAGACAGCCTGCGCTACCAACTGATGCGCGCCCGCCTGCAGCTGACCTTCGAGGAGACGCCAGGAATCGCCGCCAAGCGCTTTCGCGCCATGCTGGAGGAAAACCCCAAGCTGGACGCGGCGCGTTATGGCCTGGCCATCGCCAAGATCAAGGGCGGCCAGCTCAACGAAGCCCGTTCGTTGCTGCAGGAGCTGCTGGCCAAGGCACCCGAGGACATCACCTACAACCTGGCCATGGTCGACCTGGACATCACCAGCAATCGCCTGAACGATGCCCGTCAGCGCGTCGAGCGCCTGCGCAACCTGTATCCGAACAACTACCCACTGGACCAGGCGCGCATCGACCTGATGTTCAAACAGAACCAGGGCAAGGAAGCCGAGGTAGCGCTCAACGAACTGCTCAAGAACCGCCCGCATGATCCGGATGTCTGGTATCAGGTGGCCGAGGCCCGCGGCCTGGCCGGCAATATCATCGGCCTGCACCAGGCCCGCGCCGAGTTCTTCGCCCTGGTCGGCGACTACGACCAGGCCCTGTCGCAACTGGACCTGGCCAAGCGCCGCGCCAGCAGCAACTTCCCTCTGGCTTCGCGTATCGATGCACGCCAACAGGAGCTGATGGAAGAAAAACGCGCGATCGACAAGATGCTGCGCTGA
- a CDS encoding phosphoribosylaminoimidazolesuccinocarboxamide synthase has translation MTTPSTLSLKKIYSGKVRDLYEIDAKRMLMVATDRLSAFDVILNEPIPDKGKILTAISNFWFDKLKDVVPNHFTGDKVEDVVPAAELPLVEGRAVVAKRLQPVAVEAIVRGYIVGSGWKEYQKSGTVCGIQLPAGLKEAAKLPQPIFTPSTKAAVGDHDENISFAQCEAIIGAELAAKVRDTAIALYSAAVEYAATRGIIIADTKFEFGLDEDGTLTLMDEALTPDSSRFWPADSYAEGSNPPSFDKQFVRDWLESTGWNKEPPAPAVPADVAQKTADKYREALTRLTN, from the coding sequence ATGACCACTCCCAGCACCCTGAGCCTGAAGAAAATCTATTCGGGCAAAGTCCGCGACCTCTACGAAATCGACGCCAAGCGCATGCTGATGGTCGCCACCGATCGCCTGTCGGCCTTCGACGTGATCCTCAACGAGCCGATCCCGGACAAGGGCAAGATCCTCACCGCCATCTCCAACTTCTGGTTCGACAAGCTCAAGGATGTGGTGCCCAACCACTTCACCGGCGACAAGGTCGAAGACGTGGTGCCGGCTGCCGAGCTGCCGCTGGTGGAAGGTCGTGCCGTAGTGGCCAAGCGTCTGCAGCCGGTGGCGGTGGAAGCCATCGTGCGCGGCTACATCGTCGGCTCCGGCTGGAAGGAATATCAGAAGAGCGGCACCGTCTGCGGCATCCAGCTGCCAGCCGGGCTGAAAGAGGCAGCCAAGCTGCCGCAACCGATCTTCACCCCCTCGACCAAGGCCGCCGTCGGCGACCATGACGAGAACATCAGCTTCGCCCAGTGCGAGGCGATCATCGGCGCCGAACTGGCGGCCAAGGTGCGCGACACCGCCATCGCCCTGTACAGCGCAGCGGTGGAATACGCGGCCACCCGCGGCATCATCATCGCCGACACCAAGTTCGAATTCGGCCTGGACGAAGACGGCACCCTGACCCTGATGGACGAGGCGCTGACCCCCGACTCCAGCCGCTTCTGGCCGGCCGACAGCTACGCCGAAGGCAGCAACCCGCCGAGCTTCGACAAGCAGTTTGTGCGTGACTGGCTGGAATCCACCGGCTGGAACAAGGAGCCGCCAGCTCCCGCCGTACCGGCCGACGTGGCGCAAAAGACTGCGGACAAGTACCGCGAAGCACTGACCCGTCTGACCAACTGA
- a CDS encoding REP-associated tyrosine transposase translates to MPDYRRARVPGATYFFTVNLRDRSSDLLIREIDLLRSTVRATKARHPFHIDAWVVLPEHMHCLWTLPPGDADFSLRWKVIKFGFVRRLPATEARTSTQDRRGERGIWQRRYWEHLIRDEQDYQRHFDYVHFNPLKHGHVQRLVDWPYSSFHRAVAMDLYPQDWCGGVLSEDEDFGE, encoded by the coding sequence ATGCCCGACTACCGCCGCGCCCGTGTTCCTGGGGCCACCTACTTTTTCACGGTGAACCTGCGTGACCGCAGCAGCGATCTGCTGATCCGCGAGATCGACTTGCTACGCAGCACGGTACGCGCCACCAAGGCCCGTCACCCCTTTCATATCGATGCCTGGGTGGTGCTGCCTGAACACATGCATTGCCTGTGGACACTGCCGCCTGGTGACGCCGACTTTTCACTGCGCTGGAAGGTCATCAAATTCGGCTTCGTTCGACGCCTGCCGGCTACCGAGGCACGCACCAGCACGCAAGACCGGCGCGGCGAACGCGGTATCTGGCAACGCCGCTACTGGGAACACCTGATCCGCGACGAGCAGGACTACCAGCGCCATTTCGACTACGTCCACTTCAACCCACTGAAACACGGGCATGTGCAACGGCTGGTGGACTGGCCCTATTCGAGCTTCCACCGGGCGGTTGCCATGGACCTTTATCCTCAGGACTGGTGTGGCGGCGTGCTGTCAGAAGATGAGGACTTCGGGGAATAG
- a CDS encoding GNAT family N-acetyltransferase: MFTLVQLDTPPPESLKSQVLQMVVDYFSDISPVSLTPSNPLYQLYQYVIGYEVHLYLQGMDAALDTSARLILALDDQDPSQVLGFALYLPVKDDPEACTLAYLAVQASHRRHGMARAMLQQMITRHPHAELACVASKVPVFEAMGFQVLAARGPQVLMNTWAHSSDGMIAVQDLAPIFQSKEVRQIHAYLVQQHGKKAMSDAEKKRDRQLDQMARQAQALVDERRA, encoded by the coding sequence ATGTTCACCCTTGTACAGCTGGACACCCCACCGCCCGAATCCCTGAAAAGCCAGGTGCTGCAAATGGTGGTGGACTACTTCAGCGACATCAGCCCGGTGTCGCTGACACCCAGCAATCCCCTCTACCAGCTGTACCAGTACGTGATCGGCTACGAGGTGCACCTGTATCTGCAGGGCATGGACGCAGCCCTGGATACCAGCGCGCGGCTGATCCTGGCCCTGGATGATCAGGACCCTTCCCAGGTGCTGGGTTTCGCCCTGTACCTGCCGGTCAAGGACGACCCCGAGGCTTGCACCCTGGCCTACCTGGCCGTGCAGGCCAGCCACCGCCGCCACGGTATGGCCCGCGCCATGCTGCAGCAGATGATCACCCGCCACCCGCACGCCGAACTGGCCTGCGTGGCGAGCAAGGTGCCGGTCTTCGAGGCCATGGGTTTTCAGGTGCTGGCGGCGCGTGGCCCGCAGGTGCTGATGAACACCTGGGCGCACAGCTCGGATGGCATGATCGCCGTGCAGGACCTGGCGCCGATCTTCCAGTCCAAGGAAGTCCGACAGATCCACGCCTACCTGGTGCAGCAGCACGGCAAGAAAGCCATGAGCGACGCAGAGAAAAAGCGCGACCGCCAGCTCGACCAGATGGCCCGCCAGGCGCAGGCGCTGGTCGACGAGCGCCGCGCCTAG
- a CDS encoding substrate-binding periplasmic protein has protein sequence MDRVVVDASSPLRRFYTCTVLLLLISLPGVVQACQKTLRWDDDPPFSMLRANGEVGGIDIDLNRAALERLGCTVKLVKMPWARALRELELGRLDILPGAFRKPEREVYAHFSGAVLKPSRNILFMHQDALARWPVSDLLELQNTTFRLGAQIDVSYGPVYQQLMADADFASRVSFTTSRANLWQMVKKRRIDGVIADESTGLYETQQLGLDDSIQPTAVVVSAEAAEVAFSKKSNTAEFVQSYAQVLRQLVEDGSYDRIVQSYLSD, from the coding sequence TTGGATAGAGTTGTCGTCGACGCTTCGAGCCCGCTACGCCGTTTCTATACATGCACGGTGCTGCTTCTGCTTATCAGCCTCCCGGGGGTGGTGCAGGCCTGCCAGAAGACCCTGCGCTGGGACGATGACCCGCCCTTCAGCATGCTGCGCGCGAATGGCGAGGTCGGCGGTATCGACATTGACCTTAACCGAGCGGCGCTGGAGCGTCTGGGCTGTACGGTGAAGCTGGTCAAAATGCCCTGGGCGCGGGCGCTCCGGGAGCTAGAGCTGGGGCGGTTGGATATTCTCCCTGGCGCCTTTCGCAAGCCCGAGCGCGAGGTGTATGCGCACTTCTCCGGCGCGGTGCTGAAACCCTCGCGCAATATCCTTTTCATGCACCAGGACGCCCTGGCCCGCTGGCCCGTCAGCGATCTGCTCGAGCTGCAGAACACCACGTTCCGCCTGGGCGCGCAGATCGATGTTTCCTACGGGCCGGTCTATCAGCAGTTGATGGCCGATGCCGACTTCGCCTCGCGCGTGTCGTTCACCACCAGTCGCGCCAACCTGTGGCAGATGGTCAAGAAGAGGCGCATCGACGGCGTGATTGCCGATGAGAGCACGGGCCTCTATGAGACCCAGCAGCTGGGCCTCGACGACAGCATCCAGCCGACGGCCGTGGTGGTTTCCGCCGAGGCTGCCGAAGTAGCGTTCAGCAAGAAGAGCAACACGGCGGAGTTCGTGCAGAGCTATGCGCAGGTGTTGCGGCAACTGGTCGAGGACGGCAGCTACGACCGCATCGTGCAGAGCTATCTGAGCGACTGA
- a CDS encoding peroxiredoxin: MAVTLDQLVADFSAAATSGVQVSLSALKGQQVVIYFYPKDSTPGCTTEGQGFRDHYPAFRAANTLVFGVSRDGMKSHENFKCKQEFPFELISDKDEALCQLFDVIKLKKLYGKEYLGVDRSTFLIDQNGVLRQEWRGVKVPGHVEAVLAAAQALSKR; the protein is encoded by the coding sequence ATGGCAGTGACCCTCGACCAGCTGGTCGCCGACTTCAGCGCCGCCGCCACCAGCGGCGTGCAGGTATCCCTGAGCGCCCTCAAGGGCCAGCAAGTGGTGATCTACTTCTACCCGAAGGACAGCACCCCGGGCTGCACCACCGAAGGCCAGGGCTTTCGCGACCACTACCCGGCCTTCCGGGCGGCCAATACCCTGGTGTTCGGCGTATCGCGCGACGGCATGAAGTCCCACGAGAACTTCAAGTGCAAGCAGGAGTTCCCCTTCGAGCTGATCTCGGACAAGGACGAAGCGCTCTGCCAGCTGTTCGACGTGATCAAGCTGAAGAAGCTTTACGGCAAGGAATACCTGGGCGTCGACCGCAGCACCTTCCTCATCGACCAGAACGGCGTGCTGCGCCAGGAATGGCGTGGGGTGAAGGTGCCGGGGCATGTCGAGGCCGTACTGGCCGCCGCCCAGGCGCTGAGCAAGCGCTAA
- a CDS encoding sulfurtransferase TusA family protein, with protein sequence MTDPVACDAELDASGLNCPLPLLKAKLELNRLPSGAVLKVIATDAGSQRDFRAFARLAGHELLREEEAGGVFRYWLRKA encoded by the coding sequence ATGACCGATCCTGTTGCCTGCGATGCCGAGCTGGATGCCAGCGGCCTGAACTGCCCGTTGCCGCTGCTCAAGGCCAAGCTGGAGCTGAACCGCTTGCCCAGCGGCGCAGTGCTCAAGGTGATCGCCACCGATGCCGGCTCGCAGCGCGATTTCCGTGCCTTTGCTCGCCTGGCCGGGCATGAGTTGCTGCGCGAGGAGGAAGCGGGTGGGGTGTTTCGCTATTGGCTGCGCAAGGCCTGA
- the dapA gene encoding 4-hydroxy-tetrahydrodipicolinate synthase encodes MISGSMVALVTPMDAQGGLDWDSLSKLVDFHLQEGTNAIVAVGTTGESATLDVHEHVEVIRRVVDQVNGRIPVIAGTGANSTREAVELTQNAKSVGADACLLVTPYYNKPTQEGLYQHFRHIAEAVAIPQILYNVPGRTVCDMLPETVERLSKIANIIGIKEATGDLQRGQEVLDRVSKDFLVYSGDDATAVELMLMGGKGNISVTANVAPRAMAELCAAAMAGDAATARAINERLMPLHKTLFIESNPIPVKWALHEMGMMPDGIRLPLTWLSPRCHEPLRQALRQSGVLV; translated from the coding sequence ATGATTTCGGGCAGTATGGTGGCACTGGTCACGCCCATGGACGCACAGGGTGGTCTGGATTGGGACAGCCTGAGCAAGCTGGTGGACTTCCACCTGCAAGAGGGCACCAACGCCATCGTTGCCGTCGGCACCACGGGTGAGTCCGCCACCCTGGATGTCCACGAGCACGTCGAGGTCATCCGCCGCGTAGTCGATCAGGTCAACGGGCGCATCCCGGTGATCGCCGGTACCGGCGCCAACAGCACCCGCGAAGCGGTCGAGCTGACCCAGAACGCCAAGAGCGTCGGCGCCGATGCCTGCCTGCTGGTAACCCCCTACTACAACAAGCCGACCCAGGAAGGCCTGTACCAGCACTTCCGCCATATCGCCGAAGCTGTGGCGATTCCACAGATTCTCTACAACGTGCCGGGTCGTACTGTTTGCGACATGCTGCCGGAGACCGTCGAGCGCCTGTCCAAGATCGCCAACATCATCGGCATCAAGGAAGCCACCGGCGACCTGCAGCGTGGCCAGGAAGTACTGGACCGGGTGAGCAAGGATTTCCTGGTGTATTCCGGTGACGACGCCACTGCCGTCGAACTGATGCTGATGGGCGGCAAGGGCAACATCTCGGTGACCGCCAACGTCGCGCCGCGCGCCATGGCCGAACTGTGCGCCGCCGCGATGGCTGGCGATGCCGCCACTGCCCGGGCCATCAACGAACGCCTGATGCCGCTGCACAAAACCCTGTTCATCGAATCCAACCCGATTCCGGTGAAGTGGGCCCTGCATGAAATGGGCATGATGCCGGATGGCATCCGCCTGCCCCTGACCTGGCTCAGCCCGCGTTGTCACGAACCGCTGCGTCAGGCCCTGCGCCAGTCCGGCGTACTGGTTTAA
- a CDS encoding lmo0937 family membrane protein, whose translation MSRTLTGDTDMLMTIAIILLILWALGLVSSYTLGGLIHILLVVAVVVFLVQFLQGRRVR comes from the coding sequence ATGAGCCGCACACTGACTGGAGATACCGACATGCTTATGACGATCGCAATTATCTTGTTAATCCTCTGGGCGCTGGGACTGGTTTCGTCTTACACCTTGGGTGGGCTTATCCACATCCTTCTGGTCGTGGCGGTCGTGGTGTTTCTCGTCCAGTTCCTGCAAGGGCGCCGAGTACGTTGA
- a CDS encoding CAP domain-containing protein, whose product MRVTSFIPYLVALSLDLLLAATAGAAEEAQLVDSINAYRSQVQRCAGQASAELPPLAADPRLVLPATGSADLQGSLARASYPMVNVQAISLSGPRDAQSAMQALRESFCQVVLDPQFVDIGVSRLDRDWRIVLARPLLGGRLGDWQAEGQKLLEQINAARAQARQCGGQPFAAAAPLAWNATLASTAESHSRAMANGNFFDHRDRDGRTPGDRAELAGYSGQQVGENIAAGLDGARKVVDGWLASPGHCANLMAAQFSELGAAYAVDPKSDAGIYWTALFGAP is encoded by the coding sequence ATGCGCGTCACGTCATTCATTCCGTATCTCGTCGCCCTGTCGCTGGACCTGCTGTTGGCTGCCACGGCGGGAGCGGCCGAAGAGGCGCAACTGGTCGATTCGATCAACGCCTACCGCAGCCAGGTGCAGCGCTGTGCCGGCCAGGCTTCGGCCGAGCTGCCACCCCTGGCCGCCGATCCGCGCTTGGTGCTGCCGGCCACCGGTAGCGCCGACCTGCAGGGCTCGCTGGCCCGCGCCAGCTATCCGATGGTCAACGTGCAGGCCATCAGCCTGTCCGGCCCGCGCGATGCGCAATCGGCCATGCAGGCCCTGCGCGAGAGCTTCTGCCAGGTGGTGCTCGATCCGCAGTTCGTCGATATCGGCGTGAGCCGTCTGGACCGCGACTGGCGCATCGTGCTGGCGCGGCCACTGCTCGGCGGTCGCCTGGGCGATTGGCAGGCCGAAGGGCAGAAGCTGCTGGAGCAGATCAACGCCGCCCGCGCCCAGGCGCGCCAATGTGGCGGACAACCCTTCGCGGCTGCCGCTCCACTGGCCTGGAACGCCACGCTGGCGAGTACGGCCGAGAGCCATAGCCGGGCGATGGCCAATGGCAACTTCTTCGACCACCGTGACCGCGACGGCCGCACCCCCGGTGACCGCGCCGAGCTGGCCGGCTACAGCGGCCAGCAGGTCGGCGAGAACATCGCCGCCGGGCTGGATGGCGCGCGCAAGGTGGTCGACGGCTGGCTGGCCAGCCCCGGTCACTGCGCCAACCTGATGGCTGCGCAGTTCAGCGAGCTGGGCGCCGCCTATGCGGTCGACCCGAAGAGTGATGCGGGGATCTACTGGACGGCGCTGTTCGGTGCGCCTTGA
- the nadA gene encoding quinolinate synthase NadA has product MTHISERLLVQAHLDAKQPVPLTPEQEAFYRSEIAAELKKQNAVLVAHYYCDPVIQALAEETGGCVSDSLEMARFGNQHAAQTVVVAGVKFMGETAKILNPEKRVLMPTLEATCSLDLGCPVDEFSAFCDQHPERTVVVYANTSAAVKARADWVVTSSCALEIVESLMDNGETILWAPDQHLGRYIQRQTGADMLLWDGACIVHEEFKAKQLQDMKALYPDAAVLVHPESPEAVIELADAVGSTSQLIKAAQTLPNQTFIVATDRGIFYKMQQLCPDKVFIEAPTAGNGAACRSCAHCPWMAMNTLQRTLQCLREGSNEILVEPALIPRAIKPLKRMLDFTQAARLKLSGNA; this is encoded by the coding sequence ATGACGCATATTTCCGAACGCCTCCTGGTCCAAGCCCATCTCGATGCCAAGCAGCCCGTACCGCTGACGCCCGAGCAGGAGGCCTTCTACCGCAGTGAAATCGCCGCCGAGCTGAAGAAGCAGAATGCCGTGCTGGTCGCTCACTACTACTGCGATCCGGTGATCCAGGCATTGGCCGAGGAAACCGGCGGCTGCGTGTCCGACTCCCTGGAAATGGCCCGCTTCGGCAATCAGCACGCAGCGCAGACCGTGGTGGTGGCCGGGGTCAAGTTCATGGGCGAGACGGCGAAGATCCTCAACCCGGAAAAGCGCGTGCTGATGCCGACCCTGGAAGCCACCTGCTCGCTCGACCTGGGTTGCCCGGTTGACGAGTTTTCGGCCTTCTGCGACCAGCATCCGGAGCGTACCGTGGTGGTGTATGCCAACACTTCGGCGGCGGTGAAGGCGCGGGCCGACTGGGTGGTGACCTCCAGTTGCGCGCTGGAAATCGTCGAGAGCCTGATGGACAACGGCGAAACCATTCTCTGGGCACCGGACCAGCACCTGGGCCGTTATATCCAGCGTCAGACCGGCGCCGACATGCTGCTGTGGGATGGCGCCTGCATCGTCCACGAAGAATTCAAGGCCAAGCAGCTGCAGGACATGAAAGCGCTGTATCCGGACGCGGCCGTGCTGGTCCACCCGGAGTCGCCGGAAGCGGTGATCGAGCTGGCCGATGCGGTGGGTTCCACCAGCCAGCTGATCAAGGCGGCGCAGACCCTGCCGAACCAGACCTTCATCGTCGCTACCGACCGCGGCATCTTCTACAAGATGCAGCAGCTATGCCCGGACAAGGTCTTCATCGAGGCACCGACCGCCGGCAATGGCGCCGCCTGCCGCAGTTGCGCGCATTGCCCGTGGATGGCCATGAACACCCTGCAGCGCACCCTGCAGTGCCTGCGCGAGGGTAGCAACGAGATCCTGGTCGAGCCGGCGCTGATCCCGCGGGCAATCAAGCCGCTCAAGCGCATGCTGGATTTCACCCAGGCAGCCCGGCTGAAGTTGAGCGGCAACGCCTGA
- a CDS encoding MgtC/SapB family protein, producing MDFTERVLTTLLDEFSDLGQVEDLTRATLRLLLAVLLGGGLGYEREAKGKAAGVRTHMLVCLGASVFVMLLELQGAGHDALSRVIQGVAAGIGFLCAGTILKGQDIADVQGLTTAAGLWATAAIGVAVGLGHEATAVLGTLMALLILHVVPLLLAPKPDGNEDKQA from the coding sequence ATGGACTTCACCGAGCGAGTGCTGACGACCCTGTTGGACGAGTTTTCCGACCTCGGCCAAGTCGAGGACCTGACCCGCGCCACCCTGCGTCTGCTCCTGGCCGTATTGCTGGGCGGGGGGCTTGGCTATGAGCGTGAGGCTAAGGGCAAGGCCGCGGGTGTGCGTACGCACATGCTGGTGTGCCTGGGGGCCAGTGTCTTCGTCATGCTCCTGGAGCTGCAAGGCGCGGGTCACGATGCCCTGAGCCGAGTGATTCAGGGCGTAGCCGCCGGGATCGGTTTTCTGTGCGCAGGCACCATCCTCAAAGGCCAGGACATCGCCGATGTGCAAGGCCTGACCACTGCCGCCGGGTTATGGGCCACTGCGGCCATCGGCGTGGCCGTGGGGCTGGGTCATGAAGCGACTGCGGTGCTTGGCACCCTGATGGCGCTGCTGATTCTGCATGTCGTGCCGCTGTTGCTGGCCCCTAAGCCCGACGGCAATGAGGACAAGCAGGCGTAG
- the bamC gene encoding outer membrane protein assembly factor BamC, whose protein sequence is MKRLAGLSALAVIISSTSGCGWLWGDEGYFRDRGTDYLDARQTAPMQMPANVDAKRIDPLLPVPMNVATSTDTPEKFEVPRPQAMAVGETSEFSLQKSGDSRWLVAQRSPAEVWPVARQYFENNGFRIAEERPQTGEFSSAWQPAAELAPSMARRLGDLMTDSDNEVRVRVRIEPGVVRNTSEVFVVSAERDEGSTADVAFPARTGNAPLEASLLDGMLADLSSTAEHGSVSLLAARDYDAPSRVSLTQDGNGNPVLNLSTDFDRAWSSVGRSLELGNVRIDDINRSLGVYYVNLAEGAKKPEEEKGFISGLFGSEPSQEEIDARAERFQVRLTRSADGDVQVSVEKDLNTVAPEDVARRVLQLIQENLG, encoded by the coding sequence ATGAAGCGATTGGCCGGACTTTCCGCCCTTGCCGTGATTATCTCCAGCACCAGCGGTTGCGGGTGGCTGTGGGGTGACGAAGGCTATTTCCGTGACCGCGGCACCGATTACCTGGACGCGCGCCAGACCGCGCCGATGCAGATGCCGGCGAACGTCGATGCCAAGCGCATCGACCCCCTGCTGCCGGTGCCGATGAACGTGGCCACCAGCACCGATACTCCGGAAAAATTCGAAGTGCCGCGTCCGCAGGCCATGGCGGTCGGCGAGACCAGCGAGTTCAGCCTGCAGAAGAGCGGTGACTCGCGCTGGCTGGTGGCTCAGCGCAGCCCGGCGGAAGTCTGGCCGGTGGCCCGCCAGTATTTCGAGAACAACGGTTTCCGTATTGCCGAAGAGCGTCCGCAGACCGGCGAGTTCAGCAGCGCCTGGCAGCCGGCTGCAGAGCTGGCACCGTCCATGGCGCGTCGCTTGGGCGACCTGATGACTGACAGTGACAATGAAGTGCGCGTACGCGTGCGCATCGAGCCGGGCGTGGTGCGTAACACCAGCGAAGTATTCGTGGTCAGCGCCGAGCGCGACGAGGGTAGCACTGCCGACGTCGCCTTCCCGGCGCGCACCGGCAATGCCCCGCTGGAGGCCTCGCTGCTCGACGGCATGCTGGCTGACCTGAGCAGCACCGCCGAGCACGGCTCGGTGTCCCTGCTGGCCGCCCGCGACTACGATGCACCGAGCCGCGTCAGCCTGACCCAGGACGGCAACGGCAACCCGGTACTCAACCTCAGCACCGACTTCGATCGTGCCTGGTCCAGCGTCGGTCGTTCCCTGGAACTGGGCAACGTGCGCATCGACGACATCAACCGCAGCCTGGGCGTGTACTACGTCAACCTGGCTGAAGGCGCGAAGAAGCCGGAAGAAGAGAAAGGCTTCATCAGCGGCCTGTTCGGCAGCGAGCCGAGCCAGGAAGAAATCGACGCCCGCGCCGAGCGCTTTCAGGTCCGCCTGACCCGCTCAGCCGATGGCGACGTACAGGTTTCCGTGGAGAAGGACCTCAACACCGTAGCGCCGGAAGACGTGGCGCGCCGTGTGTTGCAGCTGATCCAGGAAAACCTCGGCTAA
- a CDS encoding CsbD family protein: MSSTTDKIKGHANEAIGKVKEAVGKVTDNPRLEGEGDAQQIKGKAQQLKGDAKEAIKKTVDKV; this comes from the coding sequence ATGAGCAGCACGACAGACAAAATCAAAGGCCATGCCAACGAAGCCATCGGTAAAGTCAAAGAGGCTGTCGGTAAGGTCACCGATAATCCACGTCTTGAAGGCGAAGGCGATGCTCAGCAAATAAAGGGCAAAGCCCAACAACTCAAGGGCGACGCCAAGGAGGCGATCAAAAAAACCGTCGACAAGGTCTGA
- a CDS encoding glycine cleavage system protein R: MSTPQVREQFLVISALGANPMELTSVLCRTSQENRCAIVSTRLTRHGEFSALILQVSGSWDALARLEAALPVLAKKHSFSVNMTRSGAQESRPQALPYVAYVSCVYRPDILNELCQFFSDHRVELENITCDTYQAPQTGGTLLNATLTVTLPAGTQISWLRDQFLDFADSLNLDALIEPWRPQNP, encoded by the coding sequence ATGTCCACCCCCCAGGTTCGCGAACAATTCCTCGTTATCAGCGCCCTCGGCGCCAACCCCATGGAGCTGACCAGCGTGCTGTGCCGGACCAGCCAGGAGAACCGCTGCGCCATCGTCAGCACTCGCCTGACCCGCCACGGCGAGTTCAGCGCGCTGATCCTGCAGGTCAGCGGCAGCTGGGATGCCCTGGCGCGCCTGGAGGCGGCCCTGCCGGTACTGGCCAAGAAGCACAGCTTCAGCGTCAACATGACCCGCAGCGGCGCCCAGGAAAGTCGCCCCCAGGCCCTGCCTTACGTGGCCTACGTCAGCTGCGTGTACCGCCCGGACATCCTCAACGAGCTGTGCCAGTTCTTCAGTGATCACCGCGTCGAGCTGGAAAACATCACCTGCGACACCTACCAGGCGCCGCAGACCGGCGGCACCCTGCTGAATGCCACGCTGACCGTGACCCTGCCAGCAGGCACGCAGATCAGCTGGCTGCGCGACCAGTTCCTCGACTTCGCCGACTCGCTCAACCTCGATGCGCTGATCGAACCCTGGCGCCCGCAGAATCCTTAG